CGATGTATATTTCCCGTCGGATAAGGAAGTATGTTTGATTTATAGTGAGCCTATTAGGCTGACATACTGATTTATTATTTTTTTGATCTTGAATATTAATTGGAAAGGAGAGAAAGGAAATGTCGTATAAAGTAGCATTTGCTAGTAGTGATGGAAAAGTTGTTAATCAGCATTTCGGAAGGACAAAACAATTTTTAGTAGTTGAAATAGATAAAGATAATAAGAATTATAACTATGTTGAAATGCGAATTAATGAACCAGCTTGTCAGGAATTTCAACATACAGAGGATGCCTTAAAGAATTCTATTGAGTTAATATATGATTGCGAAGCTGTTTTCGTTGCTAGAATAGGACAAGGTGCATTAGCTCAAGTTGAAGCTAGAGGAATAAAAGGAATTGAGGCACCATACTTCATTGAAGATATAATTGATAGAATACTAAATTCAAGAGTTAATATTTTAGATATATATTAGGAATTAAGTTTAATTTATAAATATTAATTAACAATGCACAATTAATGCCATTTAGGGTATCCGGTGGGCAATTATGGTTGAAAGTTTACAGAGAAAGTTTGAGAATTTATATATAATATAGAATTTTTTAGAGGTGAATTTAAATAAAGTTATTTTAAGGAAGTGAATTTAATGGGAAATTTTAATCATCTTGCAAAGACTCACCCATGCTTAGGAGGAGAAGCGCATTTTAAATATGGAAGAATACATTTACCAGTGAGTCCATCATGTAATATACAATGTAAGTTTTGCAAAAGAGGATTTAATAAATCAGAAGTACGTCCAGGAGTAAGTTCATTACTATTAACTCCTGAAGAAGCAGTAAAAACTGTTAGAAAGGCATTGACTTTATGTCCTGAAATTAGTGTTGTTGGAATAGCAGGGCCAGGAGATACACTTGCAACTGATCATGCTCTTGAAACTTTTCGTTTAGTTAAAAAAGAATTTCCACAGCTTATAAATTGCTTAAGCACTAATGGACTAAGGTTAGAAGAAAAGGCAGAAAAGATTGTTGAAGCAGGAGTACAAACCATAACAGTAACTGTTAATGCAATTGATGCAAGAATACAAAAAGATATATGTTCATTTATAATTGATGAAAATGGAAAGAAAATACAAGGTGAAGAAGGTGCGAGAAAGTTAATAGATGCCCAGCTTAGAGGAATTAAAAAGATTAGCGAATTAGGCGTAATAGTTAAAATAAATAGTGTTTTGGTACCTGGTATAAATGATAAGCATATTAAGGAAGTAGCACGAGTAACAAGAGAATTAGGAGCTTCAATACTAAACATTATCCCGCTAATTCCACAAAATGAATTATCTCACCTTCAAGCACCAACATGTGAACTTTTAGATAAGTGCAGAGGAGAAGCAGGAGAAT
The window above is part of the Clostridium saccharoperbutylacetonicum N1-4(HMT) genome. Proteins encoded here:
- a CDS encoding NifB/NifX family molybdenum-iron cluster-binding protein, which encodes MSYKVAFASSDGKVVNQHFGRTKQFLVVEIDKDNKNYNYVEMRINEPACQEFQHTEDALKNSIELIYDCEAVFVARIGQGALAQVEARGIKGIEAPYFIEDIIDRILNSRVNILDIY
- a CDS encoding radical SAM protein, which encodes MGNFNHLAKTHPCLGGEAHFKYGRIHLPVSPSCNIQCKFCKRGFNKSEVRPGVSSLLLTPEEAVKTVRKALTLCPEISVVGIAGPGDTLATDHALETFRLVKKEFPQLINCLSTNGLRLEEKAEKIVEAGVQTITVTVNAIDARIQKDICSFIIDENGKKIQGEEGARKLIDAQLRGIKKISELGVIVKINSVLVPGINDKHIKEVARVTRELGASILNIIPLIPQNELSHLQAPTCELLDKCRGEAGEFLDVFRHCKHCRADACGVPGKNQDIHGQLYDKEVVETFSHG